The Primulina huaijiensis isolate GDHJ02 chromosome 6, ASM1229523v2, whole genome shotgun sequence genomic sequence TTGTTTTGGACATTAAAATACTTTCTCTTAGGTGTCGGTCTCAGACCCCCTGCATATTCCTTATTCTTTTCGTTTACATGATCGTTCATGATTATTAAAAGGGAAAAATACGAGCACCCAAGGTCTAGGCACAGGGAATCACATTCATCTTTCCAGTCAAGGTAAATCTAGAGGCTCATCATAATGCTTCCAAATTTATGCTAAGCAGTTACCTGTTTGAAAGGTTAGAAGAGGTATTGAACAAGTGGCATATCGCCTTGCTGTTGGTGAATGTTATATTCAATTATGGATATAACTGGAGGCAGAAAGAATTAGAATTTGCAGTAAATATATAATTCCTGATTTGGTGGATTCCGTATTGAAGACTGTGCTCCAAGAGAACCGGATTATTCCAAAATTTGTATATTTGGCCCCAAAAAGTCATCTGTAAAAGGTGTGGGGTGCTGTCAATATCAAAAACTCCAGTCTTCACTGTGAAGATGCATGCTTTATATGGTTGACTTGGCATGTTCCTACTCCTTGCTCCAGGCACAAGGGCTGCCTGAATCTAGTACTTTTTTATTTCCAAATAAAAAACCGCAGCTGCATTAAATGCTGATACTGCCAGAGGCCCAGAATTACGGTGTTTACTGTCTTGTTGAGATAAGTTGAACAGTGAAGTTATAACACTATCCTCTTTTTGTATTATCATTAAAAGTTACCTTTTGTAGACTATCAGTAAGTTTATTCATCTCACCTGAGCAGAGCTCCTTTCTTGTTGTTAGACCGTGAAATGTGGTCAACCAAGGTGGAGCTGTTGGTTTCCAAACTTAGTTCTGGGCTCGAGTCTCTGTGTGGAGTGAAATGAAACAAACAAAAGATAAACTATTTGGCCTTAAGATTGTGTATGAACGTTGTGGCCTGGAGCAGTTATGGCAGTGATTACTTCTCTGATCTATATTTGCTTATTTTTATTAGCAATGAGTTGTTGACACTGTAAAAATTCTTGCGATATTTCATCTTAACGTGTCAGCATGTGATATATTTACTCGTTGTTTCTCCAAATGCACGACTAATTCTAGATGATTTACAACCTGTAATTGAATGGTTTATTATTTATCCGCAGGACTTGTTTGCTGAATTTTCACTCAATTCATCGTCTGTGTTTACCTAAACATGGTTTGCAGAAAGCAAGTCTTGGGACTCATTTTATAACATCAAGGGACATCTCTGGGACAATTTGTCTGGACCGAAACTTGCTGTTGTTGAAGCTTTGAAGATCTTCGGCTGTGCTACATGCCGTGTGCTGAACCTGGTGTCTCAGTTAGCTATTTAGGTTGATGACTGGAAAGCTTCATTCTATTTGCATGGTTCATAATTAGGTAGATGTCTGGAaacttttattcttatttttgcCGTCATTTGAACGTTTTGgttatgttcaagttttgttgGTTGGGACGGCGATGGGAATGTTGCCGGTGTAAATTGTCCTTGTTGCtaccaattttatttataaataagtaGATTTTGTTGCAGGATGTTTTTAATCGGCGTTTGTTTGAATGGGTTCATGATGGTGCATGCAAGAAAGCATTGTCTTTGTATGGTATCTTCTTGGataaaagtttttttattttgggaCGTTCTTCTACAAAATGCATGGTTCGCGAAACAAGATGTATTTGGTCACGTatccaaattaaattaaattattgagtACCTCGGCTGGTTCAGAACTACTACTACTTGTGGTGTATATTCCTTGTCTAAAAAATATACTTGAATATGCTCAcatatgaatcttttttttccctttaaaattatgcaaaaataatttacttttatttttaggcaagtttaaagaaaaaataatctaTTAAAGTCTCCCAATGGTATGCATGTCATCTTGGTAACCATTTTTTATTATCTTACCGTTCAACCTTTGATAAGAACCTCAAATAgacctttcaaaaaaaaaaaccattaaatagatgttaatttttttgtgaaaatcaaGAGATGTTAATTTTTGGTTAAATCCTTCGGATAAAGATAATAGATTGAAAATGCAATCGTTTCGACAGATGTGAATATAAATCACGTTCCTCCACATTTGAAAAGATGTTTTAAAGTAAAGATCACGCACGAATATAACTAATCCCACTAGTAAGTATTGAAGTAAAGATTAGGCGCAAATTATCCTTTGCTGAATCGATAATTTAGGTTGCTAAAAGTTGAAAATTATTCAAATGAGGGAATTAGAATTTCTGCTGGGTGAGATTTTTCAAATCCAAAATATTCCAACTTTCCTATATATGGCACAAAACTATATGAAATACAACAAAAATTCCGAAAAATTGCGAGGAGGGAGCCTGATGGCGAGAGCCGAGGTGGCTGAGTTACAAACATACATTCATAAAATGACAAAGTTTAAGCAAAATTTCAATCCAAGGAATTAAAGATGGGAATATCGTCTCCCATTTTATATGGACAAACCATGAAAAATTTTGGACTCCTAAAATGAACCTATACAGGAATGATTCTTGAAAATTGGAGATAACAATCAGAGTACCTCCTCCCAATCAGAATCACTGATCTTATGGGATGGCAGAGATCTGACCATGTCTGGAGATGCTGTGGAAGGTGGTAAAGAAGTTGGCTCGAAAAAATGCTTTGAGTCCATGTCGATGTCTCCGTGTAGTATAGCCAAGTAGTGTTCATATTCCTTGGATAATCTCTTTCTTGATCGAGGAAAATGCGGCCTTAGAATAATTTCTAGAGAAGAAATAGAAGAGCATTTCATAAATCAAGATACAAGATCGAGGCCATTTACTTTTCAAATACAACAGCATAAAGCACGAAAAAAGGGTGGTAGGTATACTAGCTACCTTGTAGTATATGAAATCTTTTTGTCTATTAAGGGTTGCCCGGTAAAAGTTAGTATTGAAAACATCACATTTCTCGGCGGTGGAATTATTGATCGTTTCCATGTTAAGGTCATCGATATCAAGACATGAGATCCCTGCAGGTTACGTTTACCAAAATATGAATCATACCGTTACTTCATAAAATCGACTAGATGAATTAGCTAATTATCATGGCAATATGCCAATTACAGACCTATATTTGATTAAAAGTTAGATTCGAATAAGTGCCACGATTGGCGAAAGAATTGAAACGTAGCAGAAGTTTAATGATGGagcaacatataaaaaaaaatcagaaaatgaaTTCATAGCATGCTATATCATGgtatattaataaatatggaAGATTTTCATCATTGACAGATTAACGTCACAACAAGAAGACAAACACAGGGAAGGATTAAGATGTTATATACAAGCAAAACATACCACTTTTGGAAGGTGACATTAGCAAAGTTGATTGAGCACCATTGTTGCATTGTGGATGTTGGCTTCCAGATGAAACAACAGTTACTGACCCATGAGTGGCAGAAACATTATAATCTGTCAAATTTGAAAACTAAGGAAAATGATCTAAAAGACAATGAAGCAGAGGAAAATGGGCTGatatgcaaaaataaaataaaatgaaagtcAAGTTAAAGAAATGACATGAGTAACAAAATAAATGTTTACGGGAATCTGTTATAAGTTAGGAAATTTACTAACCATTGGATTTTATGATTGAGAAAGAAGGAAGAATATCCACAGCCTTGATTTCATTGGATACAGTTTCCGAAGAAGGAGAACATGCTTGGACAACGGAAATATGATGATTGCAACCATTAGACCCAACAGGAGCATATATATGTTTTCTGCAGTTAAATTGTAATTTGCAGATGAGGAATCCAAGAGATTTAAAGATATTACGGGTGTATATTGACTGGAAGAAATAACacttctctcttctttttcatTGTCACGAGAACAATAAGAATATACAAGTTCAGATGACTGGACAGCATTTGAGGTCATGATCTGCTCATCTGTCGTCGAAAAGCTGTTGTGAAGAGTCTCATAAGTCCGTGATGGTTTCTTAGCAGCATCACAAGCTAATAAAGTTGATGAATCAATAGGCGGAGAATCATGTTGATGTCCTTTAGCCGAAGCCCCTAGTGGTTCATGTAAGCTTTTATCCTCTTCCAAACTGAACTCCAGAAACAAAGGTAACTCACCTTCAGATAACCAACCATTGCATGGAACATCCAAAAAATACTCTGCCTCATCTGAAAAGCTATAGCATGTTCTTCCTTGTTTGAAGCATAAAAGCTCAGTTTCATGGACTGGAAGTGATGGTGAACATGCCATGGCCAGTGTAGTGTTGCATtcattgtgattttcttcatcaAATGTCATGgacaaaactttatttttagaacTTGGATTGAATATCATGACCTTTGAATTCTTTTCTTCAACACCCTCACCTGAGACATTCCAAATCAGGGTATCACCGTCTTCTTTCAACGATACACCAGCGTTGGTTTCTTGGGAAAAATCTGCACTGTGAGTCATAATAGGATTTGTAACAAGGCCAACGTCACTCCATCGCGATGTATCAAATTTCTTTAGAATATCACTGGAAGCCCGCTCCACGGGTAGCTGCTTTTTGTCTAAATAGGACTTTGTGATATTGCTTGAGATTTGTGTATCATGATTCCTTATGTCAAGCTGTTTACAAATCACTGCTTGTGTCTCTGGTTTCATATCATCCTTTAAAGGTGGAATTTCATCTTGCACCCCCATCCGCATAAAGTTTTTTGACACTCACACCAATACTTTGCACTTGATTCTCAACATACTTCACAGTATCCTGAAAATGAGAGATTTTTTATGTTAACAATAACAGTTCTATTTTCATCATACAAAACCATCTATCATAATACACTCACTGGAATAGAACAGCATAACGAAATGACCATGAAGCTAGAGTAGGCATCACAGATGAAGGGCGACATAGACAAGGTGGAGGATCACGAAAAGCCTAATATATATTGTTAGAttagatgtcctgcaagccaactgttggctagagattttattgactcagttgtaataaacaatctttattttaatataattcattatttcatggtttgttatttatttatctgtatacccatgtgaataatatagataaagaccttgattatactttaatacacatgaatcgtaattcgatgttgaaactcatttgtaagcactgtataatctaaatcgTTCCTAGTCGTTTTAGCcgtctaaaacatggataaaggtcacttgagctcgagactagcatctgtgatgttgtgtaccgcgtttcttggtaagggcatagagatgtccaaataTGCAGATGGTTAGTCATACGATGATGATGCCGAACagccctccctcggactttccaagtggttatcattcatcgagaggataattccgtagttatgattgtacaccattagtccttacgacctgggacaacactaaggctctatatgctagggat encodes the following:
- the LOC140978815 gene encoding uncharacterized protein — translated: MRMGVQDEIPPLKDDMKPETQAVICKQLDIRNHDTQISSNITKSYLDKKQLPVERASSDILKKFDTSRWSDVGLVTNPIMTHSADFSQETNAGVSLKEDGDTLIWNVSGEGVEEKNSKVMIFNPSSKNKVLSMTFDEENHNECNTTLAMACSPSLPVHETELLCFKQGRTCYSFSDEAEYFLDVPCNGWLSEGELPLFLEFSLEEDKSLHEPLGASAKGHQHDSPPIDSSTLLACDAAKKPSRTYETLHNSFSTTDEQIMTSNAVQSSELVYSYCSRDNEKEERSVISSSQYTPVISLNLLDSSSANYNLTAENIYMLLLGLMVAIIIFPLSKHVLLLRKLYPMKSRLWIFFLLSQS